A stretch of the Pan troglodytes isolate AG18354 chromosome 20, NHGRI_mPanTro3-v2.0_pri, whole genome shotgun sequence genome encodes the following:
- the ZNF180 gene encoding zinc finger protein 180 isoform X3 yields the protein MEEQDEKPPEPPKACAQDSFLPQEIIIKVEGEDTGSLTIPSQEGVNFKIVTVDFTQEEQGTWNPAQRTLDRDVILENHRDLVSWDLATAVGKKDSTSKQRIFDEEPANGVKIERFTRDDPWLSSCEEVGDYKDQLEKQQEKQEILLQEVAFTQRKAVIHERVCKSDEPGDKSGLNSSLFSPPIIPIRNHFHKHVSHAKKWHLNAAVNSHQKINENETLYENNECGKHPQSIHLIQFTRTQTKDKSYGFSDRIQSFCHGTPLHIHEKIHGGGKTFDFKERGQVLNPKISHNEQQRIPFEESQYKCSETSHSSSLTQNMRNNSEEKPFECNQCGKSFSWSSHLVAHQRTHTGEKPYECSECGKSFSRSSHLVSHQRTHTGEKPYRCNQCGKSFSQSYVLVVHQRTHTGEKPYECNQCGKSFRQSYKLIAHQRTHTGEKPYECNQCGKSFIQSYKLIAHQRIHTGEKPYECNQCGKSFSQSYKLVAHQRTHTGEKPFECNQCGKSFSWSSQLVAHQRTHTGEKPYECSECGKSFNRSSHLVMHQRIHTGEKPYECNQCGKSFSQSYVLVVHQRTHTGEKPYECSQCGKSFRQSSCLTQHQRTHTGEKPFECNQCGKTFSLSARLIVHQRTHTGEKPFTCIQCGKAFINSYKLIRHQATHTEEKLYECN from the exons ATGGAAGAGCAGGATGAGAAGCCCCCAGAGCCCCCGAAGGCCTGTGCACAA GATTCTTTCCTTCCTCAAGAGATTATCATCAAAGTCGAGGGAGAAGACACTGGGTCTCTGACCATCCCATCTCAG GAAGGAGTGAACTTCAAAATTGTGACTGTGGACTTCACACAGGAGGAACAGGGTACTTGGAACCCTGCTCAGAGGACCCTGGACAGAGATGTGATCCTGGAGAACCACAGGGACCTAGTCTCTTGGG ACTTGGCAACCGCAGTTGGAAAAAAAGATTCAACTTCAAAGCAGAGGATTTTTGATGAAGAACCAGCTAATGGAGTGAAGATAGAAAGGTTTACAAGGGATGATCCTTGGTTATCTTCATGTGAAGAAGTTGGTGATTATAAAGACCAGTTGGAGAAGCAACAGGAAAAACAAGAGATACTTTTGCAGGAAGTGGCATTCACTCAAAGGAAAGCAGTTATTCATGAGAGAGTCTGCAAAAGTGATGAACCTGGGGACAAGAGTGGTCTGAATTCCAGTCTATTTTCACCCCCAATTATACCCATAAGAAACCATTTTCATAAACATGTATCACATGCTAAAAAATGGCATcttaatgctgctgtaaacagtCATCAGAAGATTAATGAGAATGAGACACTATATGAAAATAATGAATGTGGAAAACACCCTCAGAGCATTCACCTTATTCAGTTTACAAGAACTCAAACAAAAGATAAATCCTATGGATTTAGTGACCGTATTCAATCTTTTTGCCATGGTACACCCCTACATATACATGAAAAAATTCACGGAGGAGGAAAAACCTTTGATTTTAAAGAACGTGGGCAGGTTTTGAACCCCAAAATATCCCATAATGAACAACAGAGAATTCCTTTTGAAGAGAGTCAATATAAATGTAGTGAAACCTCTCATAGTTCCTCCCTTACTCAAAACATGAGAAATAATTCTGAAGAGAAACCTTTTGAATGTAATCAGTGTGGGAAATCCTTCAGCTGGAGCTCTCATCTTGTTGCACATCAGAGAACTCACACAGGggagaaaccttatgaatgtagTGAATGTGGAAAATCCTTCAGCCGGAGCTCGCACCTTGTTTCCCATCAGAgaactcatactggagagaaaccttacaggtGTAATCAGTGTGGGAAATCCTTTAGCCAGAGTTATGTCCTTGTTGTGCATCAAAgaactcatactggagagaagcctTATGAATGCAATCAATGTGGAAAGTCATTCAGGCAGAGCTATAAACTTATTGCACATCAAAGAACACATACCGGAGAGAAGCCCTATGAATGTAATCAATGTGGGAAATCATTTATCCAGAGCTATAAACTTATTGCACATCAAAGAATTCATACTGGGGAAAAACCCTATGAATGCAATCAGTGTGGGAAATCCTTTAGTCAAAGTTATAAACTTGTTGCTCATCAGAGAACTCACACAGGAGAAAAACCCTTTGAATGTAATCAGTGTGGGAAATCCTTCAGCTGGAGCTCTCAGCTTGTTGCACATCaaagaactcacactggagagaaaccgtaTGAATGTAGTGAATGTGGAAAATCTTTTAACCGCAGTTCTCACCTTGTTAtgcatcagagaattcacactggggAAAAACCGTATGAATGTAATCAGTGTGGGAAATCCTTCAGCCAGAGTTATGTTCTTGTTGTACATCAGAGAACTCATACTGGAGAAAAGCCCTATGAATGCAGTCAATGTGGGAAGTCCTTCAGACAGAGTTCATGCCTTACTCAACATCAGAgaactcatactggagagaaaccatttGAATGTAATCAGTGTGGAAAAACATTTAGCTTGAGTGCTCGACTTATTGTGCATCAAAgaactcatactggagagaaaccctttACATGTATTCAGTGTGGAAAAGCTTTCATTAATAGCTATAAACTTATTAGGCATCAGGCAACTCATACTGAAGAGAAACTCTATGAATGTAACTAG
- the ZNF180 gene encoding zinc finger protein 180 isoform X2 encodes MRRVYAGSWKRCAAQDLSTLLCLEESMEEQDEKPPEPPKACAQDSFLPQEIIIKVEGEDTGSLTIPSQEGVNFKIVTVDFTQEEQGTWNPAQRTLDRDVILENHRDLVSWDLATAVGKKDSTSKQRIFDEEPANGVKIERFTRDDPWLSSCEEVGDYKDQLEKQQEKQEILLQEVAFTQRKAVIHERVCKSDEPGDKSGLNSSLFSPPIIPIRNHFHKHVSHAKKWHLNAAVNSHQKINENETLYENNECGKHPQSIHLIQFTRTQTKDKSYGFSDRIQSFCHGTPLHIHEKIHGGGKTFDFKERGQVLNPKISHNEQQRIPFEESQYKCSETSHSSSLTQNMRNNSEEKPFECNQCGKSFSWSSHLVAHQRTHTGEKPYECSECGKSFSRSSHLVSHQRTHTGEKPYRCNQCGKSFSQSYVLVVHQRTHTGEKPYECNQCGKSFRQSYKLIAHQRTHTGEKPYECNQCGKSFIQSYKLIAHQRIHTGEKPYECNQCGKSFSQSYKLVAHQRTHTGEKPFECNQCGKSFSWSSQLVAHQRTHTGEKPYECSECGKSFNRSSHLVMHQRIHTGEKPYECNQCGKSFSQSYVLVVHQRTHTGEKPYECSQCGKSFRQSSCLTQHQRTHTGEKPFECNQCGKTFSLSARLIVHQRTHTGEKPFTCIQCGKAFINSYKLIRHQATHTEEKLYECN; translated from the exons ATGCGCAGGGTCTACGCGGGAAGCTGGAAGCGGTG TGCAGCTCAGGACCTCAGCACCCTGCTGTGCCTGGAGGAGAGCATGGAAGAGCAGGATGAGAAGCCCCCAGAGCCCCCGAAGGCCTGTGCACAA GATTCTTTCCTTCCTCAAGAGATTATCATCAAAGTCGAGGGAGAAGACACTGGGTCTCTGACCATCCCATCTCAG GAAGGAGTGAACTTCAAAATTGTGACTGTGGACTTCACACAGGAGGAACAGGGTACTTGGAACCCTGCTCAGAGGACCCTGGACAGAGATGTGATCCTGGAGAACCACAGGGACCTAGTCTCTTGGG ACTTGGCAACCGCAGTTGGAAAAAAAGATTCAACTTCAAAGCAGAGGATTTTTGATGAAGAACCAGCTAATGGAGTGAAGATAGAAAGGTTTACAAGGGATGATCCTTGGTTATCTTCATGTGAAGAAGTTGGTGATTATAAAGACCAGTTGGAGAAGCAACAGGAAAAACAAGAGATACTTTTGCAGGAAGTGGCATTCACTCAAAGGAAAGCAGTTATTCATGAGAGAGTCTGCAAAAGTGATGAACCTGGGGACAAGAGTGGTCTGAATTCCAGTCTATTTTCACCCCCAATTATACCCATAAGAAACCATTTTCATAAACATGTATCACATGCTAAAAAATGGCATcttaatgctgctgtaaacagtCATCAGAAGATTAATGAGAATGAGACACTATATGAAAATAATGAATGTGGAAAACACCCTCAGAGCATTCACCTTATTCAGTTTACAAGAACTCAAACAAAAGATAAATCCTATGGATTTAGTGACCGTATTCAATCTTTTTGCCATGGTACACCCCTACATATACATGAAAAAATTCACGGAGGAGGAAAAACCTTTGATTTTAAAGAACGTGGGCAGGTTTTGAACCCCAAAATATCCCATAATGAACAACAGAGAATTCCTTTTGAAGAGAGTCAATATAAATGTAGTGAAACCTCTCATAGTTCCTCCCTTACTCAAAACATGAGAAATAATTCTGAAGAGAAACCTTTTGAATGTAATCAGTGTGGGAAATCCTTCAGCTGGAGCTCTCATCTTGTTGCACATCAGAGAACTCACACAGGggagaaaccttatgaatgtagTGAATGTGGAAAATCCTTCAGCCGGAGCTCGCACCTTGTTTCCCATCAGAgaactcatactggagagaaaccttacaggtGTAATCAGTGTGGGAAATCCTTTAGCCAGAGTTATGTCCTTGTTGTGCATCAAAgaactcatactggagagaagcctTATGAATGCAATCAATGTGGAAAGTCATTCAGGCAGAGCTATAAACTTATTGCACATCAAAGAACACATACCGGAGAGAAGCCCTATGAATGTAATCAATGTGGGAAATCATTTATCCAGAGCTATAAACTTATTGCACATCAAAGAATTCATACTGGGGAAAAACCCTATGAATGCAATCAGTGTGGGAAATCCTTTAGTCAAAGTTATAAACTTGTTGCTCATCAGAGAACTCACACAGGAGAAAAACCCTTTGAATGTAATCAGTGTGGGAAATCCTTCAGCTGGAGCTCTCAGCTTGTTGCACATCaaagaactcacactggagagaaaccgtaTGAATGTAGTGAATGTGGAAAATCTTTTAACCGCAGTTCTCACCTTGTTAtgcatcagagaattcacactggggAAAAACCGTATGAATGTAATCAGTGTGGGAAATCCTTCAGCCAGAGTTATGTTCTTGTTGTACATCAGAGAACTCATACTGGAGAAAAGCCCTATGAATGCAGTCAATGTGGGAAGTCCTTCAGACAGAGTTCATGCCTTACTCAACATCAGAgaactcatactggagagaaaccatttGAATGTAATCAGTGTGGAAAAACATTTAGCTTGAGTGCTCGACTTATTGTGCATCAAAgaactcatactggagagaaaccctttACATGTATTCAGTGTGGAAAAGCTTTCATTAATAGCTATAAACTTATTAGGCATCAGGCAACTCATACTGAAGAGAAACTCTATGAATGTAACTAG
- the ZNF180 gene encoding zinc finger protein 180 isoform X1: MRACAGSTREAGSGAQDLSTLLCLEESMEEQDEKPPEPPKACAQDSFLPQEIIIKVEGEDTGSLTIPSQEGVNFKIVTVDFTQEEQGTWNPAQRTLDRDVILENHRDLVSWDLATAVGKKDSTSKQRIFDEEPANGVKIERFTRDDPWLSSCEEVGDYKDQLEKQQEKQEILLQEVAFTQRKAVIHERVCKSDEPGDKSGLNSSLFSPPIIPIRNHFHKHVSHAKKWHLNAAVNSHQKINENETLYENNECGKHPQSIHLIQFTRTQTKDKSYGFSDRIQSFCHGTPLHIHEKIHGGGKTFDFKERGQVLNPKISHNEQQRIPFEESQYKCSETSHSSSLTQNMRNNSEEKPFECNQCGKSFSWSSHLVAHQRTHTGEKPYECSECGKSFSRSSHLVSHQRTHTGEKPYRCNQCGKSFSQSYVLVVHQRTHTGEKPYECNQCGKSFRQSYKLIAHQRTHTGEKPYECNQCGKSFIQSYKLIAHQRIHTGEKPYECNQCGKSFSQSYKLVAHQRTHTGEKPFECNQCGKSFSWSSQLVAHQRTHTGEKPYECSECGKSFNRSSHLVMHQRIHTGEKPYECNQCGKSFSQSYVLVVHQRTHTGEKPYECSQCGKSFRQSSCLTQHQRTHTGEKPFECNQCGKTFSLSARLIVHQRTHTGEKPFTCIQCGKAFINSYKLIRHQATHTEEKLYECN, translated from the exons ATGCGCGCATGCGCAGGGTCTACGCGGGAAGCTGGAAGCGGTG CTCAGGACCTCAGCACCCTGCTGTGCCTGGAGGAGAGCATGGAAGAGCAGGATGAGAAGCCCCCAGAGCCCCCGAAGGCCTGTGCACAA GATTCTTTCCTTCCTCAAGAGATTATCATCAAAGTCGAGGGAGAAGACACTGGGTCTCTGACCATCCCATCTCAG GAAGGAGTGAACTTCAAAATTGTGACTGTGGACTTCACACAGGAGGAACAGGGTACTTGGAACCCTGCTCAGAGGACCCTGGACAGAGATGTGATCCTGGAGAACCACAGGGACCTAGTCTCTTGGG ACTTGGCAACCGCAGTTGGAAAAAAAGATTCAACTTCAAAGCAGAGGATTTTTGATGAAGAACCAGCTAATGGAGTGAAGATAGAAAGGTTTACAAGGGATGATCCTTGGTTATCTTCATGTGAAGAAGTTGGTGATTATAAAGACCAGTTGGAGAAGCAACAGGAAAAACAAGAGATACTTTTGCAGGAAGTGGCATTCACTCAAAGGAAAGCAGTTATTCATGAGAGAGTCTGCAAAAGTGATGAACCTGGGGACAAGAGTGGTCTGAATTCCAGTCTATTTTCACCCCCAATTATACCCATAAGAAACCATTTTCATAAACATGTATCACATGCTAAAAAATGGCATcttaatgctgctgtaaacagtCATCAGAAGATTAATGAGAATGAGACACTATATGAAAATAATGAATGTGGAAAACACCCTCAGAGCATTCACCTTATTCAGTTTACAAGAACTCAAACAAAAGATAAATCCTATGGATTTAGTGACCGTATTCAATCTTTTTGCCATGGTACACCCCTACATATACATGAAAAAATTCACGGAGGAGGAAAAACCTTTGATTTTAAAGAACGTGGGCAGGTTTTGAACCCCAAAATATCCCATAATGAACAACAGAGAATTCCTTTTGAAGAGAGTCAATATAAATGTAGTGAAACCTCTCATAGTTCCTCCCTTACTCAAAACATGAGAAATAATTCTGAAGAGAAACCTTTTGAATGTAATCAGTGTGGGAAATCCTTCAGCTGGAGCTCTCATCTTGTTGCACATCAGAGAACTCACACAGGggagaaaccttatgaatgtagTGAATGTGGAAAATCCTTCAGCCGGAGCTCGCACCTTGTTTCCCATCAGAgaactcatactggagagaaaccttacaggtGTAATCAGTGTGGGAAATCCTTTAGCCAGAGTTATGTCCTTGTTGTGCATCAAAgaactcatactggagagaagcctTATGAATGCAATCAATGTGGAAAGTCATTCAGGCAGAGCTATAAACTTATTGCACATCAAAGAACACATACCGGAGAGAAGCCCTATGAATGTAATCAATGTGGGAAATCATTTATCCAGAGCTATAAACTTATTGCACATCAAAGAATTCATACTGGGGAAAAACCCTATGAATGCAATCAGTGTGGGAAATCCTTTAGTCAAAGTTATAAACTTGTTGCTCATCAGAGAACTCACACAGGAGAAAAACCCTTTGAATGTAATCAGTGTGGGAAATCCTTCAGCTGGAGCTCTCAGCTTGTTGCACATCaaagaactcacactggagagaaaccgtaTGAATGTAGTGAATGTGGAAAATCTTTTAACCGCAGTTCTCACCTTGTTAtgcatcagagaattcacactggggAAAAACCGTATGAATGTAATCAGTGTGGGAAATCCTTCAGCCAGAGTTATGTTCTTGTTGTACATCAGAGAACTCATACTGGAGAAAAGCCCTATGAATGCAGTCAATGTGGGAAGTCCTTCAGACAGAGTTCATGCCTTACTCAACATCAGAgaactcatactggagagaaaccatttGAATGTAATCAGTGTGGAAAAACATTTAGCTTGAGTGCTCGACTTATTGTGCATCAAAgaactcatactggagagaaaccctttACATGTATTCAGTGTGGAAAAGCTTTCATTAATAGCTATAAACTTATTAGGCATCAGGCAACTCATACTGAAGAGAAACTCTATGAATGTAACTAG
- the ZNF180 gene encoding zinc finger protein 180 isoform X4 — MRNNSEEKPFECNQCGKSFSWSSHLVAHQRTHTGEKPYECSECGKSFSRSSHLVSHQRTHTGEKPYRCNQCGKSFSQSYVLVVHQRTHTGEKPYECNQCGKSFRQSYKLIAHQRTHTGEKPYECNQCGKSFIQSYKLIAHQRIHTGEKPYECNQCGKSFSQSYKLVAHQRTHTGEKPFECNQCGKSFSWSSQLVAHQRTHTGEKPYECSECGKSFNRSSHLVMHQRIHTGEKPYECNQCGKSFSQSYVLVVHQRTHTGEKPYECSQCGKSFRQSSCLTQHQRTHTGEKPFECNQCGKTFSLSARLIVHQRTHTGEKPFTCIQCGKAFINSYKLIRHQATHTEEKLYECN; from the coding sequence ATGAGAAATAATTCTGAAGAGAAACCTTTTGAATGTAATCAGTGTGGGAAATCCTTCAGCTGGAGCTCTCATCTTGTTGCACATCAGAGAACTCACACAGGggagaaaccttatgaatgtagTGAATGTGGAAAATCCTTCAGCCGGAGCTCGCACCTTGTTTCCCATCAGAgaactcatactggagagaaaccttacaggtGTAATCAGTGTGGGAAATCCTTTAGCCAGAGTTATGTCCTTGTTGTGCATCAAAgaactcatactggagagaagcctTATGAATGCAATCAATGTGGAAAGTCATTCAGGCAGAGCTATAAACTTATTGCACATCAAAGAACACATACCGGAGAGAAGCCCTATGAATGTAATCAATGTGGGAAATCATTTATCCAGAGCTATAAACTTATTGCACATCAAAGAATTCATACTGGGGAAAAACCCTATGAATGCAATCAGTGTGGGAAATCCTTTAGTCAAAGTTATAAACTTGTTGCTCATCAGAGAACTCACACAGGAGAAAAACCCTTTGAATGTAATCAGTGTGGGAAATCCTTCAGCTGGAGCTCTCAGCTTGTTGCACATCaaagaactcacactggagagaaaccgtaTGAATGTAGTGAATGTGGAAAATCTTTTAACCGCAGTTCTCACCTTGTTAtgcatcagagaattcacactggggAAAAACCGTATGAATGTAATCAGTGTGGGAAATCCTTCAGCCAGAGTTATGTTCTTGTTGTACATCAGAGAACTCATACTGGAGAAAAGCCCTATGAATGCAGTCAATGTGGGAAGTCCTTCAGACAGAGTTCATGCCTTACTCAACATCAGAgaactcatactggagagaaaccatttGAATGTAATCAGTGTGGAAAAACATTTAGCTTGAGTGCTCGACTTATTGTGCATCAAAgaactcatactggagagaaaccctttACATGTATTCAGTGTGGAAAAGCTTTCATTAATAGCTATAAACTTATTAGGCATCAGGCAACTCATACTGAAGAGAAACTCTATGAATGTAACTAG